In the genome of Candidatus Ruthia magnifica str. Cm (Calyptogena magnifica), one region contains:
- the aroC gene encoding chorismate synthase gives MSGNTIGKLFTITTAGESHGEALIGIVDGCPPRLALTEADLQGDLDLRKPGTSCHTSQRHEEDLVKILSGTFEGKTTGTTIALIIQNTDQRSKDYGNIKDTFRPGHADYTYDQKYGFRDYRGGGRSSARETAMRVACGGIAKKYLKQVYGIEIKGYLSQLGPIKAENFDWFEVHNNPFFCPDASKVRTLEEYMDALRKSGDSVGARINITANNMPVGLGEPIFDRLEADIAHGMMSINAVKGVEIGAGFKAITQKGTEHRDAITLSGFKSNHAGGVLGGISSGQDILVSIALKPTSSLRLPIESIDKNGEPIEVVTKGRHDPCVGIRATPIAEAMLAITIMDHVMRHRAQNSNVASITPIIPASI, from the coding sequence ATGAGTGGTAATACGATTGGAAAATTATTCACAATCACCACAGCAGGCGAATCTCACGGCGAAGCATTAATTGGCATTGTGGATGGCTGCCCGCCAAGACTGGCACTTACTGAAGCTGATTTACAAGGTGATTTAGACCTTAGAAAGCCAGGCACTTCTTGTCATACCAGCCAACGTCATGAAGAGGATTTAGTGAAAATATTATCTGGCACGTTTGAAGGAAAAACAACGGGCACAACAATTGCACTCATCATTCAAAATACCGACCAACGTTCTAAAGACTATGGCAATATTAAAGACACATTTCGTCCTGGCCATGCTGATTACACCTATGATCAAAAATACGGCTTTAGAGATTATCGTGGTGGTGGACGCTCTTCTGCAAGGGAAACTGCCATGCGTGTTGCTTGTGGTGGTATTGCTAAAAAATATTTAAAACAAGTATACGGTATTGAAATTAAAGGCTATTTATCTCAATTAGGTCCTATTAAGGCTGAAAATTTTGATTGGTTTGAAGTGCACAATAACCCATTTTTTTGCCCTGATGCTAGCAAAGTTAGGACATTAGAAGAATATATGGACGCTTTACGAAAATCAGGCGATTCAGTGGGCGCTAGAATTAATATCACAGCAAATAATATGCCTGTCGGATTAGGGGAGCCTATTTTTGACCGATTAGAGGCAGATATTGCCCATGGTATGATGAGTATTAATGCCGTAAAAGGTGTTGAAATTGGCGCTGGATTTAAAGCAATTACTCAAAAAGGTACTGAACATCGTGATGCCATTACTCTATCAGGTTTTAAGTCAAATCATGCCGGTGGTGTTTTGGGTGGAATTAGCTCAGGTCAAGATATTTTGGTGTCTATTGCACTAAAGCCAACTTCAAGTTTACGTTTGCCAATTGAAAGTATTGATAAAAATGGAGAACCTATTGAAGTGGTTACTAAAGGCCGTCATGATCCTTGTGTAGGTATTCGTGCAACACCTATTGCTGAAGCCATGTTAGCAATAACCATTATGGACCATGTTATGCGCCACCGAGCTCAAAACTCAAATGTTGCATCAATCACGCCCATTATTCCAGCCTCAATATAA